A single genomic interval of Cucumis sativus cultivar 9930 chromosome 5, Cucumber_9930_V3, whole genome shotgun sequence harbors:
- the LOC101221800 gene encoding DNA-directed RNA polymerase II subunit RPB7 isoform X1, with protein sequence MFFHIVLERNMQLHPRHFGRNLRENLVSKLMKDVEGTCSGRHGFVVAITGIENIGKGLIRDGTGFVTFPVKYQCVVFRPFKGEILEAVVTMVNKMGFFAEAGPVQIFVSNHLIPDDMEFQSGDVPNYTTSDGSVKIQKDSEVRLKIIGTRVDATEIFCIGTIKDDFLGVINDPSAA encoded by the exons ATGTTTTTCCACATAGTTCTGGAGAGGAATATGCAGCTACATCCACGCCACTTTGGCCGTAACCTACGTGAGAACCTGGTGTCCAAACTGATGAAAGATGTTGAGGGCACCTGCAG CGGCCGACATGGGTTTGTAGTTGCAATCACAGGAATTGAGAATATTGGGAAAGGATTGATTCGCGATGGGACTGGCTTTGTCACTTTTCCCGTGAAATACCAATGTGTGGTGTTTCGACCATTCAAGGGAGAAATTTTAGAAGCGGTTGTTACTATGGTAAACAAG ATGGGCTTCTTTGCTGAAGCTGGACCTGTTCagatttttgtttcaaaccAT TTGATACCAGATGATATGGAGTTTCAGTCTGGAGATGTGCCAAACTATACCACATCAGATGGATCg GTTAAGATTCAGAAGGACAGTGAAGTTCGATTAAAGATAATTGGCACACGAGTAGATGCAACTGAAATT TTTTGTATTGGAACCATAAAAGATGACTTCTTGGGTGTGATCAATGACCCTTCAGCGGCTTAG
- the LOC101221800 gene encoding DNA-directed RNA polymerase II subunit RPB7 isoform X2 — protein sequence MFFHIVLERNMQLHPRHFGRNLRENLVSKLMKDVEGTCSGRHGFVVAITGIENIGKGLIRDGTGFVTFPVKYQCVVFRPFKGEILEAVVTMVNKLIPDDMEFQSGDVPNYTTSDGSVKIQKDSEVRLKIIGTRVDATEIFCIGTIKDDFLGVINDPSAA from the exons ATGTTTTTCCACATAGTTCTGGAGAGGAATATGCAGCTACATCCACGCCACTTTGGCCGTAACCTACGTGAGAACCTGGTGTCCAAACTGATGAAAGATGTTGAGGGCACCTGCAG CGGCCGACATGGGTTTGTAGTTGCAATCACAGGAATTGAGAATATTGGGAAAGGATTGATTCGCGATGGGACTGGCTTTGTCACTTTTCCCGTGAAATACCAATGTGTGGTGTTTCGACCATTCAAGGGAGAAATTTTAGAAGCGGTTGTTACTATGGTAAACAAG TTGATACCAGATGATATGGAGTTTCAGTCTGGAGATGTGCCAAACTATACCACATCAGATGGATCg GTTAAGATTCAGAAGGACAGTGAAGTTCGATTAAAGATAATTGGCACACGAGTAGATGCAACTGAAATT TTTTGTATTGGAACCATAAAAGATGACTTCTTGGGTGTGATCAATGACCCTTCAGCGGCTTAG